DNA from Fundulus heteroclitus isolate FHET01 chromosome 17, MU-UCD_Fhet_4.1, whole genome shotgun sequence:
cacactaaaatgagcaaaaacctTGCATTTACATTTCAGAGACAGGTTAACAACAGACCTTTAATTTGCAAACTCCAGAACATTGTTCATTTCCTTCCAGAATTCTGTAGCAGAACAAATTTGCTTTGGGCCAAAGTCTGTTTTTTGGTGACAGTGGAGTTTTCTTTTCCACAGACAACCATATGCATGCTTtcaatgagggattgctgcaaaatcagTCGCTTGATGCAATTGGTttcgtaaaaataaaaaagccaatttcagtaaaactgaatttgattacagttttttttattaggataGCATTAAATAGACTGACCTCTATGATTGCATTTCATATAATATTGGAGGGGTTTCATTTCATGCTTACTGCATTTTCCTttgttggaaaacattgaaCTGAGATACCATGCTGCTCCTGCCACAGAACGGCAGTCATcccaaaaaaaactgacaaaaacgTCACCCTTACTGAACTATCAGATTGTTGCCTTGTGATCTTAATGTTAAACCAAAGCTAAGGCAGGCTGCTAGGTgtaaagaatcagaatcaagtttaatcgccaagtaggtttgcacttacaaggaatttgacttggtattgatggtgcagacaaaaaataagaatacagtaaaataagaaggaaaaggatatatacacggaagctatatacactcagtaaactgtgcctcaatgtaacgcagaagcttgtaagtcctgaaggggggagagagacagtgtccagtttcacgggcggctcttggccttgttcataagaccggtagcagatgggggggggggggggggggggggggggactgttcttgtggcgtgaggttgaGGACCTCATCCTCCTGCCAGatggaagtgactgaaatagtatGTGACTTGGGTgtgagggatcagccacaatcttccctgcactcctcagagtcctggagggacagaagattgcagccaatcaccttctctgcagaccggatgacacgctgcagtctgcccttgtccttagcggtggcaccagcgtagcagatggtgatggaggaggtgaggatggactcaatgatggaggagtagaactgcaccatcattgtccttggcaggttgaatttctttagctgccgcaggaagtacatcctctgctgggctttcttggtgagggagttgatgttcagctcccactttaggtcctgggagatcaTAGTTCCCAAAGGGCCATTGTGTGACCAATAACTTTTCATATAAACTTGTTATTCCTTTAAATAAGAGATCCATCATTTTGCATACTCTGATTTTTTCCTGTCTCTGCAGGGAAACTGTTCAGGACCGTGCATGTATAGTTTTGGACTGTAGGCAGCTGATAAGGGATAGGTAATCTGGTCTAAAACCagctgttcatttttttttttaaaaacatcaaattaaCTGATTTTAGGGTCCAGGATTTGTATCACTCTTCCTGTAAGGTTACGTCTGATGTCATGAATCTTTAGCACAGTTTTAGTACAGCTTAAAACTTCTAAAACTTGGCTCAGTTGTCAAATATGGACATGAATGCAATTATATTAAGTTACTTAAGAGACTGTTTCAGGATGTGGAAAACCTTTAAATAACGGCCAGTCTCCATTGGTTTAAAAAGCACAGAATATTGAGTGCAAGGCCAAAAAATGACAACTGCGACATGAACCAACTTCTGcagcattcaaaaaaaaaaaaaaaaaagaccttgaaaaaagaaaactagttACCAGAAGATTACTGCTCATCTTTTATTCATACACAAGGGATCTCTTAGATTCCACAGATGTCATGAGTGCTACTTCTTGGTCTCATGTGTACAACACCATGCCCACCACCACAAAGAACACCAGTATTGCCCCCTCCTTGGTTTTACCTTTTCCACAGCAGCACGACAAGACTGTTGCTAGGGCAGGAAAAAGAACAGTGCCATTAATGCACctgatgagtttttttttttttttttttacgcagcATGTCATCCAAAagccattcagaaaaaaaaaaaaaaaaaaagaaaaaaaaaaaaggcacagacTGAAAATCGCAAGCGTGGTCACTGATGTTAAACCCATAGGCTGTACAATTAAGGAGCTACATGGAGACGTGCAGCTGGGTCCAGCCGAACCGATAACAGTCAAAAGGAGCGTTGATGTTTCACACTACAATGACAGTATAGTATTTTGGCTTCATGCTAACCATTTTTAACTTGAACCTCCGGAAAGAAAATGGCTTTGAATGTGGACAGCACCATATCCTCAGACATGGTTTTCAGGCTATCTAGCCGTGGCATTCTGCCTGACCAGTCCTGATATGCAAGTTGTAAACACCAGCCATGCTGGAAGAAAGATGGTCATTCCTCCTTTACCAGTTTAGTCCTGGTAAAGCAAGAAGCCTGAAAACGTGCTGTATTTCCACGTGCTGCCATAGATGGCGCCCCGATGCAGCCTGAGCCACACCTGGTCTCCCTGGAATAGAGGCAGGATGGCATGGTTGCTAGCCGTCTCATGATCGGGGGCTCCGTCGTTGGCGTACGCAGAGACCATCACCTCCTCGTTACGCATTAGGTTAACATAGAGGGGCACGTTGATGGCAAGTTTCAGGATGTGAAAGAGGAAGACGTATGTTCCGTTCGCAGGACAGGTGAACCGGCCAATGTGGGTGTCGTACATCTCCCCCAGGTTGCTGTGCAGCTGGTCAAACACAATGGGCTGGTCAAGGTTGCCCGGCGCAAAGTTGGCGGTGCGAGAGGCAGTGAAGGCCACACGAAGTGGCTGGGAGAGTGGATAAAGCGGCATGGAGAGTAAGGCTGTAGGCTGATGGCTGTGCGGGGTCAGTGGGACCTCCACTGTCGATACAGATAAGGAATCGCCATGACCCGAGTCCATAACAGTAAAATGTCCCTCCCGGTCTGGGCTGCTCAACTGAGAAGAGTCACTCCAGGCTGCTgcacaaaaagaaggaaaagccctttttaaaatcattgaGGACTGCACTGTTAATATAAGCATTTGCTCATTTCCTAGATTTTACTGGTAATTGGAACGAGTCCTATAAAACCGTGTCATTGTCTCATTACTACAGTTATGCCAATGTCTTCCTTCTTTACATCTGCAGAACATGAATACATGACTTTGTATGACAAATGTGTATGTTTTCTCAAACTcagagttaaaaagaaaaaacttatcaaagtgcttctCAGCATATTAGAATATCACTCAAATTTCAGCAATGGCAATTCAAAAACTAAACTTCAGATTCCTTACAGGGAATAAGATCAACCGTTCAATATGCTTCCCATTTGTGACAAGCATGATGAGACGctgattttatattactttacagcaggacttggtactgGCCTAGACTGGCAAAACGTCCAGCACCTGCTTTGATACGTGGCATTACTGTGCAGTAACAAACTGGACCCTCAAAGTActgagcagatttttttttttaagaaaccaaATCACTTTTTCGATAATTCTAATTAATTTAGATACACTTGAACAAAGTAAAACTAATCTTATTCAAGGTGTTGGGTTTCACATTCTGctcccacacacagacacatggTGCTTCGACAGCATGTTGAAAGTGGCagtgggggtaaaaaaaaaaaaaaaaaaaaaaaaattaaggtaTCATTGTGCTACTTTTGCTTGCcgcttttattttctaataagtAGAAGAAACTGAAGCAACCTTCATGTGGCTTGCACATGCTCACCATGTCATCCTGTCCAGAAtcatgtaaatgtgttttaagaacCCCGTCACTTTTCCCTTTCTTGTGAGCATGATATGCCAAATGGGCATTAGAAATCTCAGTTCTTCTGTTTCATTGTATGATTTTTGTGTAACTGAACCAATTTGGTCAACTCTTGTCAAATGTATTAATATAGCACACTTGAAAACATTTGTCCAGGAGTTTGGCACCAACCTAACAAGATGATCCCGTGTCTCAGCTAATAAAACATGGTGGCGCTTCTTTTCAAACATTGACATGcagcagacagagacagatgaGAATTGCCTGTGTGCATATACTTTAATGCCTAAAGAAACTACTGACTGAATGCAGCACAGAATCAGTGTGAATGCTGAAGTGGTTACTTTGTGGACTTTGAGGGAACACCAATGTTTGGCATGTGTCCTTACCACTAGAGCCGTGTCTCCCCCCTCCTCGTTTGTACATGTGTTGATATCCTGAGTCCTAAAAAGAGAACAGAGGCtttaggggaaaaaatactCAAAAACACTTCCATGGAGCATGACTGACAAGCTTTACATTAGAACAGCTAGGCTACACAGCATTTAAAAACCTATTTTCCCCCATGTGTAGAATGTTGAACTAAAACGATCTATGCAtgaatttaattacatttagtttCATTCATAAGTGACTGCTAGGAATAACATCTGGTCCTCAGATTACTGAAggtgactgtggctcagtggggagccttgcaattggaaggttggGGGTTTAATTCCAGCTTCCACTTGTCACATGTCCATGTGTCCcagggcaaggcacttaaccccaagttgcctgcTGTTCTGCGTGTCAagtatgaatgtgtgcacgtTAGTGAGATTGGGTGAATATATGACTACTGTAACTTAAATCCAAAAATTCCAGTGTTTATTTTGGATTTGgatggcaaaataaaaatacacaaccATTTTAAATAGCTCTGATACTTGTGATGGTCTGCCAAAGGCTGATTAGGTTTTCAgtgaaacaaaatgtacaaagaagCATCCACCTAATGTTTACAACAATCCAtacatggttttattttgaagtataGATACCAACATTTGgacaggaaatgctgtgtggtTGCCAGGGTTAAAGATAAAGGAATGGAAAGGCTGCTGATTTCATAGCAGTATGTCCAGTTTAAACATTGAGAGACTACATACATGTTGGAAAGAGCCAATCACAACAGCCTCTAGATAAGACAAACATGGCGATGGCAAGACGTTCTCCAGTCTAGAGAATTTCAGATCATCATTTCTGATTCGACCAGAAGAGCCAAAGTGAACCCAATGTACAATACAAAGATGCCTTGACCCAAATTGATGGCGTCTATGGTCTGCGACAGTTCTAAGGCAATGTTAGGGTTAGTTGGTAATCACCTGAAAGTGTAACATCATGACACTAAAGCATCACAAATGAAAGTTTTTAACACCACAAgcagcactaaaaaaagtagacCTCTTTGGTCAAACTGGGTGGGACCTCTGGATGACCTGTAAAATAATCTTTAATATCTCTTAAAtcaaagcagcacaaatgaaGCATTAACCATTCATATTCAGGCCATTTGCTGGATTATTTCACATGGGTGGGGTGAGAGTTTCACAGCTCCCTTTCCCTGCAGCTGAGCCTGCTGTGAATGTGCAGCTAGTAAGCAGGACTAACTGTGCAGacctaacaaccaatcagagccagacatttCTCTCGGCTCCGATCGTTTCTGGCTGGGAGCGGTGCATTTttgcaaatggcagtaggaccactgggaggagccagcCTAATTTCTTTTCACATCTTATCAGTCTCATTTTACTTTCTGGACATAGGGACAGTTTTAatagttaaaaaatattttttacaaaagttacctactgcagcttttagaACTTTTACAGAAGACTGAACACAGGACACAGGCTGGTGGCTATGTACGCAGAGTCCCATTTATCATGAGATTTCAAACATGGATCCAGGAAGGACATCAGACACAACTAAACCTCTTCACATTTCTATAGAGGAAATCCATGAGAATCCTCTTTTGTAGCTCTGGACTtcgaacactgcaaaaacaggatCGGAAAAGTAATTTCTATAGTAAAGTCGTCAAAATGATCAGAAGTAGAAATTAGTGTTTGATATTTTACTGTTCCTATAACAATGTTATTGCGATAAGGAGCCATATTTCATATGAGGTTCAATTTGTGAGAAACGTCAAGCTTTCCCACTAGGACTTCTGACTTCCGGGGATCTgcatgttaatttatttcaaattcaaagtTTAACTGTAGAACATGTTTCTTTGCTATGCGTGGTTGATGAAAGGATACAGTTTGTGTCCAATTTCCCTCAGaagtttgagattttttttggaCAACAGATTGTTGCATCCCATTAGCCTCTCCTCGTCTTCCAGTCTGCGGTAATTGAAAAACCTGGCACCTAATAAAGTGCCACTTGTTTGAGAACCAACTTTTTGAACTTGGTATTTGGCTCACAGCACAAACCTTGACCACTGCAGTCAGTGGTTTACATGCTGACATCACTATGCAAAGTAGCACCACCATTACTTTTATAAAAGTAACCAAGTTGAGCTGTGATCAACAAACCAAGGTTTGGCTACTGACTTACTCTAGTCGTATAAAGAAGAGGAACAGGCTCCCTGAGGTGAGCCGGGGGGATGTAGGATCCTCCTGAAGAGAAGAAATCACATTCAGGACAACCTCAGGAAAATCCATTTGAAGTTTGGAAAGGAGTTATGTTTTCTCACTCCTTAAATCAGAGCAGATGCACTGAAATAGAAAGTTAAACATGCAGAGTGGGGAAAAGAAAGGAAGTGAGCCGAGGATCAATACCTCTGTGCCAACCAGAAGACCGATAGCTCTGAGCCAGTCCCTTGCCACCACGTGCCATACCTCTGACAGATCCTCTGGTGTAGGACTGGCCGGATCGATTTAAACCTCCGCGCGACTGGCCAGGGGACAGGAAGATCTGCCCACCATTAATAGCTGGGTAGTCTGACTGGTAcactagaaagaaaaaaaaaaatccaatgcaATATGGAAGGCACAACTTGACAGGCGTCTATGACAGTCTCCACATACCCATCTGAAGCTCATCATCTGGGGGAGCAAACTCAGGGGGTGTTTGGGTACTGGCAGTGCTGTACTTGAGCCCAGAACTGTGGGACTTGAACTGCAGTTCTCCATTTTGAGGTAAAGATGTGGCCACCTTGAAGACCTGTAGAAAATATCAAATTTAACACAAGAGACCACCGGAGAAAACGGCAAGATTTCAGTCTAGAGTACCCAATGACAGCTTCAGAACACCACAATAACTGGGCATGTTTACTGGCTTTATGAGAAAGCAacaggggaaaaagaaaaaaaaaaatgaaagaaactaAGGCATGAAGGTCAATGATCATTGGGTTGTCGGGGAAATTTTAGGGCTGTGGCGAACAATTTCAGGATCTTCAAATCATGGAGAAGCTAGGATGAATACAACATATAGATGGAGTTTTGGCAAAAGGTCAGAAGAAAACAAGGAATGAACTGAACAGTATAAGACTTCCAGTTGTCCTACTGTAGTCTAGGTATAATGTCTGATCCAGAAATTTAAGTTCACATTTCACAGTGTGCTTGAAAAAGCTCAGCAAACCTGACACTAGTCCCATTCCTTAGTACCTGGGGAAAATCTGATGAATAACCTGAAGGCTACAGAAGGGTGGGCTCAAGAGAATAGGACAGTTCTGAGTCAGCGAATCAAAGGTCAAGCAGAGCAGCTGATGGGAGCAGTCTTAAATCCAAGggttagtttaaaaaataaaataaaacttaccGAGTGAATGTTCTGAAACTGGGACGTGGTAAGAGCTCGCCTCATTGGAGGTGTAGCGAAAGAGTCCGCCTGGGGTGGAGTGGAGGCATTAGATCTCAGCCCATTACAGGGGGACTGCTTCCCCGAATCAGTTCCCGGAGTCTGAGAAGAGTCAACGAGTCTGTGTTGATTTATTGATCAAAGAAAGGGTTTTAGTGTCATATTCTGTCGACTTGACCAAGAAATCCAGTTTACACATGGACAGTTCTCTTCTTGGCCAGTAACAGGAGCCTCCCTGTGGTACAGTGGTGGTGAGGAATACTTCTTCCTGTCAGCCAGATGGAGCAACTCCTACGACACAGACAATTTAggccaagaagaaaaaaaaagaaaaatgtatgtcaAATAATACCATTAATAATTGTCTTACTTGGGTCTGGTTCTTTGGGGAAGGCTCCAGGTCACTAGTCTCCAGATTATGATCTCCAATGGTCACACTGGCTTTACACTCCATCAGTCTGGGAGGCAATGGGGTAGACTGAATGTGGGGAAACAAAGAAATTCTAATCATTTCATAATTATTACAGAAGAATGGGCGGCACACATTTGAACACTGCATACGATAGTCTATTTTCTTATTGGTATTGTTGTAATGTAGTTAAATCTTACATGCATAGTTTTGGCCAGAATATCAGAGGGGCTTCTTAAACATCCTTGGGCTggttgttggggggggggggaaagtaaaaaacaaaacagttaaaaaacaggcaaaaatttGTATTATCATGCCAGCCCTTGACCTAGTCACCTCATTTGATGTAGGAAGAGTATGCGtctaaaagataaaatacaccATCTTTCTCATAAGACCCATCTCTCCCAATAGTGACATTGCTAAGAGCCATCTGGAGATACTGTGGACTCTTATGGGACAAAACACATCAAGTCTTGAGGACCAcgaagcactttacactacaatctgCCACTCACACACACCTGAGGCAGACTGCCAGAAGCAGGGCAGCCATACAATCTGCACTACTGGGTTGTCTGACCCAAGGAATGACGACTAGCAGATTGAAGTCTTAGGCCTATGTCCCCAGATGGAAAATGGCCCCTTCCCAGCGGACACATTGGGAAGGAGATACTGTCCCTATTTGAGAAGTTTGATTAAGGAGCCATTTCACACGGATCAGTATAAAGCAATAGTGATGCAGTTTGTTTTAGGTTGTCTTGTATGTGTGTGCCCACCAAGATGTACAGTAGAAATGGAACAAATGTAAGACATTAAGTTTTGAAAAACCCTTTTGCTGATGTGCGCTTAGGGGTTGATGAAGCAtgaaatgatttttaaaactaCTTATTTTCCAGACTTCTGAACAGATGAGCAGAGTAACAAGGTTTACCACCAGACGGGACTGTCCCCCAGACACAAGTTTTAGATACACTTAAGATTAACCCTATATGCATGTTTCATAACATTGATTCTGGATGGTAAGAAATGCATTGTTACtcttattttaacctttttctgTACATTGTCCttaatcacacaaaaaaaaaaaaaataaataaataaaagtgctacCTAGTGGAGAGAGTGCTCCAGATGAGCGCCTCTTTAGCCTGGGTGTACCATTGGTAACAGAGGTCTCACCATCAAGAAGAGAGTCCTGTAAAcagtttaaaagaacaaaaacagattttttaaacattatggGATGTTTAACACCAAGATTACAGGGACCCTTTTAGTTACTTGGGAATCCTTTAATTGAAAAATTAACAAACCAATTTAGATACCAGTTAAAAGTCCCTCcatttaataaaacttttttttatatataatccAGTCAGGATTTAATGATCAGGAAAAAACCTTATGACCAGCATGCTTACCCTGATAAACTGACGTGCTGCATTTTGACTTCTTTACATTACGGACCAACAATGGCTTCCTCAGCAACCTGAGGATTTGCCctttttggttgtttaaaataaagaatctGCACTGACTAACAGAACATCTTAATACTGGGAATACAATGACCCCAATACTATGATAAGTGGTCTTGCTTTTTATTGCAGGCATTTGTAAGAAATTCTTTATCAAATTAGAGCACTGGGGCTTTTTATCCTTAGACATGAACGACACTA
Protein-coding regions in this window:
- the caprin2 gene encoding caprin-2, whose protein sequence is MVQLSPSHTPDITQEPELCADDGEGQQGEQLSAGSPKAETLPGALVGLEASTAYHGYETYIEDGLICLKHKVRNLEKKKLKLQDYKRRLGQGQVLNKDQMAAVEKYEEVLHNLEFAREMHKTLDGLTQNLLKAQKKVAKKEQIEKMETEKMRLALVLQFQHLFRGLQQDHIQKDLMSGCNRAPYVPAHQLHSLNQLAALLGVKKDGRMSLEEQMDQAALVYMDLLDGKDKPVAGSTYKLLKDELMRLSKYRYFICLPPPPTKTPELSVTSATQSALKSTAKENSKEFFNRLYLTDVETSKPQNWKEDFQAVREQEPPDSWDAELPDGPSSPQTAVNKPWKGAATLIPKVFKVPSKKQQSAEGKQRKEKKTKGEHCAKLPNQMNILVEVFSSPSALPKDPILRKQHLEDLMTKIHGSFSFMQDSLLDGETSVTNGTPRLKRRSSGALSPLAQGCLRSPSDILAKTMHSTPLPPRLMECKASVTIGDHNLETSDLEPSPKNQTQELLHLADRKKYSSPPLYHREAPVTGQEENCPCTPGTDSGKQSPCNGLRSNASTPPQADSFATPPMRRALTTSQFQNIHSVFKVATSLPQNGELQFKSHSSGLKYSTASTQTPPEFAPPDDELQMVYQSDYPAINGGQIFLSPGQSRGGLNRSGQSYTRGSVRGMARGGKGLAQSYRSSGWHRGGSYIPPAHLREPVPLLYTTRDSGYQHMYKRGGGRHGSSAWSDSSQLSSPDREGHFTVMDSGHGDSLSVSTVEVPLTPHSHQPTALLSMPLYPLSQPLRVAFTASRTANFAPGNLDQPIVFDQLHSNLGEMYDTHIGRFTCPANGTYVFLFHILKLAINVPLYVNLMRNEEVMVSAYANDGAPDHETASNHAILPLFQGDQVWLRLHRGAIYGSTWKYSTFSGFLLYQD